TGAGATGAATTATCTGTATTAAGTACGTCATAAATGGGATGGAGACGGAAACGTGCTCAATTCCAGACGTGCGGGAAATTTCTGGCCATGTTCAGGGCACGACAAACATTGGAGAGGATGACGTACGTAAGAATTTGTACGCCATAAATATGCTCCATCATCTGCGGTGGAGCAACATGTCAAGATGTTACTTTTGTGTGGAAAGATGGAACTGAAGCGCTGCCTAAAACAAGACGGGAGATCATAGATGTGTACGCGACGTCAAATATGATGGAACTAGGCTGCAAGAGAGCTGCATCAAACATTTGAAGTGAGAGCAATATTTAATATTGGCGATTGAGAGAACAACAAGATGACATAAATACGCAagtcaaatgtattttgcaaGAAGTCACACGTTGCTCTCCTTGACCTCGTAGAAGCCGTTCATTGTTCAACTTCCGGCCACGTATGGTGCGGACGGCCGCTCGGTTGTgtcaggaccggggttcgaatcccggagGCGCCAAAATTGGTCCTCGGTGCCATTGTGAGGACAAAAGCTGCTTTATATGCGCATTAAaccgcgtgcgtgcgtgcgtgcgtgcgtgcgcataTTGTATATGAAATACACGTCAAGTCGCTCTTTTTTTTGACTGGAGGCGGCAAGGAAGAGCGAACGGAACCGAGCGCTCGTTGGTGCCGGTGCCGGATCGGCAATGATTGTGAGTGTCGGTCTCAGGCGCCGCCGAGGGACGGGCTGGCCTCAGCGCTGGCGAAGAACTCGCTGGTGGTTCTTCTGTGGCTCGTGCTGACGTACATCAACGGCGCCGTGCTCGCCACCTTCTTCAAGCACCAGGTAGACGCGCACTCGCATTTCTACACAGTTCCGTTCGAGTCCGACGTATTCACGAGCCGGGCCCCGCGCAAAtcgaacggggggggggggggttgtgtgaTTTCCGTCTGCCCACCCACTccgtccagctcttccggggggccCCCGGGTCAGTCTCTCCAGCAGGTACCGGAcgcctcccccccccgcccccccccctaccccccctCACGGATTTCGGGCGCTCGTACCCGGGTCCTCGCTCGTAAACGATCGATCGTCTCTCATCTCCCGGTCTCTCGATGCGTTTCTCCTCGCGTCCTCACGTCAGTCCGGAGCGCCGGGATGCGGACATTCACGTCCCGGCGACCCGTCACTGACGTCGCCACGGGCGTTTTTTTGCGCTGTCGCCGAGGGCGCAGGCCTTCCACGAGGAACCCCGCTACATCCTGTTCATCCACATGGTGATCAACGACAGCGCTCAGCTGAGCTTCAGCGTGACCCTGTTCCTGCTCAGCTACATCGTCTTCCTGATCCCGGTGCCCCTGTGCTGCGTCTTTCTCCTGCTGACGGTTTTCAGCACCAGGAACACGCCCCTCAACCTGGCCGCCATGGCGGTGGAGCGCTACGTGGCCATCTGCAGGCCTCTCCGGCACCATCAGCTGTGCACGGCCGGGAGGACCTACCTGATGGTGGCGCTGATCTGGCTGGCGAGCGTGGCCCCCGACCTCAGCGACCTCTTCGTCACCCTGGCGGGCGAGCCGCCGGGCTTCTTCCGGGGCTCCGTCTTCTGCCTGCGCGCCAACGTCTTCCCCGACCCCGTCATGACCCACAAGCGCGTCGCCTTCGACTGCTTCTACTTCCTGTGCGTCTTCCTGACGCTGACGTTCACCTACGTGAAGATCCTGAGGGCGGCGCGCTCGGCCTCGGCCCGCAGCGGTCTGGCCGAGAAGGCCCGCAACACGGTGCTGCTGCACGGAGTCCAGCTGGCCATGTGCCTGCTGTCCTACGTGTCGCCCGGcgtggagctgctgctgctgctgcttttccCGGCCCGCACGCGCGAGATCCGCTACGTGGGCTACCTCCTGGTCAACGTCCTGCCCCGCTTCCTCAGCCCCGCGGTCTACGGCCTCCGCGACGACAAGTTCCGCAGGTACTTCGACCAGATGCAGAGGTCCTGCTGGGCGCCGCGCAAGGCCAGGAGGCGGCCGCCGGGGGG
This portion of the Syngnathoides biaculeatus isolate LvHL_M chromosome 10, ASM1980259v1, whole genome shotgun sequence genome encodes:
- the LOC133507957 gene encoding odorant receptor 131-2-like, which gives rise to MVINDSAQLSFSVTLFLLSYIVFLIPVPLCCVFLLLTVFSTRNTPLNLAAMAVERYVAICRPLRHHQLCTAGRTYLMVALIWLASVAPDLSDLFVTLAGEPPGFFRGSVFCLRANVFPDPVMTHKRVAFDCFYFLCVFLTLTFTYVKILRAARSASARSGLAEKARNTVLLHGVQLAMCLLSYVSPGVELLLLLLFPARTREIRYVGYLLVNVLPRFLSPAVYGLRDDKFRRYFDQMQRSCWAPRKARRRPPGGALG